Proteins from a single region of Candidatus Methanosuratincola sp.:
- a CDS encoding M20/M25/M40 family metallo-hydrolase has protein sequence MLPYELKILEELVSINTDSIKKCGYEECASLISKRMREIGLKVEVFDPVELAGDGKKRPNVVGTLDLGAESTLGLLTHYDVVPPGEGWKRDPFSLKIEGDRAYGRGAADDKSAIAASLGALSRIGEKGRYNVKLIASPDEEVGGRWGIGYVINDLNLSLDCGVVVDAMPNMVCVGASGIVQGEVYVRGVQGHAGYPHRSDNPIPKLASLIREFENFARFREKKLSKIDAPPGSPNKKLWGRFSFTIIGGGEKENIIPSNAWARFDMRILPDEPVEKAKLELIDFFNRTRESLGINAELRIMLEDRGFLTSPEHPFVESFLRATASVFGSPLPLGASLGGDDGKFLASKGIPVVSYGAIAEDSHFHGVDEFVYIRDLMRLRDVLVQLIR, from the coding sequence ATGTTGCCTTACGAGCTCAAGATATTGGAGGAGCTAGTTTCAATCAATACCGACTCGATCAAAAAATGTGGCTACGAGGAATGCGCCTCCCTGATATCCAAGAGAATGAGGGAGATCGGACTTAAAGTCGAGGTATTCGACCCAGTTGAACTGGCAGGCGACGGAAAGAAGAGGCCCAACGTGGTTGGAACGTTGGACTTGGGCGCTGAAAGCACACTGGGGCTGCTGACCCACTACGACGTCGTGCCGCCGGGCGAGGGCTGGAAAAGGGATCCATTCAGCCTAAAAATTGAGGGGGACCGTGCGTATGGTAGGGGTGCTGCTGACGACAAGTCTGCAATCGCAGCGTCTCTGGGCGCCCTATCTCGAATCGGCGAGAAGGGGAGGTACAATGTAAAACTGATCGCTTCGCCTGACGAAGAAGTGGGGGGACGTTGGGGGATAGGTTATGTGATCAATGACCTGAATCTGAGCCTTGACTGCGGGGTTGTGGTCGATGCTATGCCGAATATGGTCTGCGTCGGGGCGAGTGGCATTGTCCAGGGGGAGGTTTATGTCAGGGGAGTCCAAGGACACGCAGGGTACCCCCACAGGTCTGACAACCCGATCCCGAAGCTAGCGTCGCTCATTAGGGAATTCGAGAATTTCGCCCGATTCAGGGAGAAAAAACTCTCGAAAATAGACGCCCCCCCGGGTTCTCCGAATAAGAAGCTCTGGGGGCGCTTCTCCTTCACAATAATAGGGGGAGGGGAAAAGGAGAACATAATACCCTCTAATGCCTGGGCAAGGTTTGACATGCGGATCCTGCCTGACGAACCGGTGGAAAAGGCTAAGCTCGAGCTGATCGACTTCTTCAACAGGACCAGGGAATCGCTCGGGATCAACGCCGAATTGAGGATCATGCTGGAGGACAGGGGTTTCCTTACGTCGCCCGAACACCCTTTTGTTGAGAGCTTCCTCAGGGCAACCGCCTCCGTATTCGGCTCCCCTCTTCCACTGGGCGCCTCCCTGGGAGGAGACGATGGCAAATTCCTGGCATCAAAGGGGATCCCCGTGGTCAGCTACGGTGCCATAGCCGAGGACTCGCATTTCCATGGGGTAGACGAATTTGTGTACATCAGAGATCTCATGCGCCTTAGAGACGTTCTTGTCCAGCTGATTAGATAG